Within the Tursiops truncatus isolate mTurTru1 chromosome 19, mTurTru1.mat.Y, whole genome shotgun sequence genome, the region CCCCGCCCGGCCCGCGGACCGCCCCCGCGCGACCCCCTCCCCGGCGCCGCCCGTGCGCCccgccctcctgccctccctccctctgtccccgcGGCCGCGCGGGGACTGGCCGGCGCTCGGGGacgggagtgggggaggggccgCACCGCCCGGACCCCGAGCCACGTGCCCCGTGgccacagcccccagcccccgcgGCCGGGCGCGGCGGCTGGACGCTACCCAACAGGCGCGGGGTCCTGGGGGTCTGGCTGCGGGGGTGCGTCCCTGGGGGCTGCCCCCCCTTCGGAAGGTGCCCCGCCCCACCTTGGTACCGCCGCAGGGGCCGGAGCGCGGTGTCCGGCGAGCCCGGAGCGCCCTCTGCCGGCTCCGGCTCCGGGTATCAGCGCCCACGCACGGGGGGTCTCCCCCACCGCTCCGCCGGTACtcactcttcccttcctccaggtgCACGCCCGGTGAGCCCTCACCCGCCTGTTAAACAACGCCCAGAACCAGTCTTCACTCCGGAACACCCTCTTCCCCTCACTCCCCGCATCCATCCACCCACCGACCCAAAGAATTAAACGAGCACCTGCTAGGTGCTAGGCCTGGTGCTGGCACTGGCTTCCAAGGACAGGGAAAACAGACGAGTTCCTTGGCCTCCTTGAGCTTACATCCAAGTGGGCGGAGCCAGATACTGGAATGATTCCACGGATAAATGAACAATTAAAACTGAACTGTTATGAAGAGGTGGCACCTTGGGCCATGAGAGGGGAATTTGCCTATAGGCTGTGGAGGGGTATGTGTCAGAAGAGGCTTCCTACAGGAAATGATCCTTATGCTCTGAGAGTGGAAGGAAGAGGAGTTAAAGACAGGAGGGGAAAGTGCCCTCTGCTAGACACTatcctgtgcaaaggccctgtggcaggtgCAAGTGTGGGGAACATGAAGGACCGACTGAAAGGAGACAGTGTGGctggagggagagtgggagaggcTGGGACTAGACTGGAGGGGTGGGCAGAGCAGGAACGCCTCCCCAGCACCCATTCCTCAAACACAGCTGCTGTCTCCTCTGCTCCCACTCAGCTGCCCTTCCTCCTGGGGCACCGTACATGGACTCCCAACCCCCCAGCCCAAGGACGTTCTCCCACCAGGCCCTGTgcttctccccccgcccccactccccAGCTCCCAGAGCAGGTCCTGGGCACCTGGCCGCCTCCCCAAGCACAGAGTCCTCAGACACAGGAGTGCAGGCAGGCGCTGGTTTTATTTGGGACCCGGTTCTGGGAAGAGCAGGGCCTGGGGTCCTCCTGGCTCGGTGCTCAGCTGGCCCCGGTGACCCCAGCTCACACCGGCAGCTCTCACCCCCAGTTACAGCTCTGGGCCTCCCCTGTCCTGTGGTCACTCTTTCCACCCTGGTCTGAGTCCTGGCAGCCTGGGTTTCTCACTCTTCATCTGAGAGGGCCGTTGCATGGGCTCGTGGCCGCTCCTGTCTCCTGCCAGGAGAGGCCCCCTTCCATCACTGGGGCATCTTGGGATGGGCTCTGCGTCCAGCAGGGCCGTGGTGCTCTCCCCTCCTCTTTAGGGCCTGGGTGCAAGGATGCCAGGCCAGGTGCTAGGGCGGCTTCCTGGCCTCCTTCCTCAGCAGGGAGCTGGCCACAGCCAGGGCCCCGCCCTGCACAAACCTCACGAAGTTGTCCCCGGCCAGTGGCCCCACGGCGTACAGGCCCTCCCGGTGGACGCTCTGGTAAGTGAAGGGGTCCACGTCAATGGGGTTCCTCTTGGCGCTCAGTGGCTGGCTGGGGTCCGTGGCGAGGTCAGCGCCTGCGCCCGGGAGGAAGGACAGATCAGGGTGGGAGCCAATGAGGGCCAGCACCAGGGCGATGCCGAAGACCTTCTGGAGGCCCCGGGGGTCCCGGAACACGGCCTGGCGGTCCTCCCTGAGGAGCAGCAGCTGGTGCTCGGGGAGGCTTCGGTAGCCCTCGTAGGGGCTGGGCGACAGGATGGACTGCTCCCGCATCATCTGGTGCACCTTGTGGTACTCCGGGTACAGCATCTTGGGCAGCTGGTTGAACACCAGGCCGGGGTCGTCCACGGACCGGCGGAAGGCGTGGATCACAGGGATGTTGTAGTGGCGGGCGTAGAGGACCGCGTCGGCCGCCGACAGTCCCGCCCCGATGATGAGGACGGGGTCCGAGGACGGGGACACGGTGCCTGCCCGCGTGGCTGCCTCCAGGGCCGACAGATCACGATGCACGAAGGGCAGGGCCTCCCCGGGGATGCCCAGCCGGGCTGGGCTGTCAGACATGCCAGTGGCCAAGACCACGTTGCGGGCGCATAGGGAGAAGGGCTGCTGGCTCTGGTCCGCGGTGGTCACGAAGCCGTTCACCTGGAAGAGGGGGCTGGGGTCCTGGGCGCCGGGGCTGCTGGGCTCGGGCGTCCCCCACTCCACGGCCGTGACCACGGCGCCAGACACAAAATTATGGCTCAGGCCCTTCTTGATCACGTAGTCCCTATAGTAGTGCGCGATGTCCCCGGCCGTGGCCCGGCTGTTGCGAAGACCTCTGCGGGGAAGGACGAGGGAGGGTGAGTGTCACAGAGCGGACTGCGGGGGAGATGGACAGGCTGGAGCCAGGCCCTGGAGCTGGACGGTGGCTGCACCACCCAGACGTGTAGGACTTGGTTAAGTGGTTTAACCTCTcggagcctcagtctcctcttctgTACAATGGAGCTGATAAGGGTGCCTCATTAGGGTGGGGTTCAGAGTGTGGCCTCCGGtgccagacagcctgggttcaaatcctggctctgccaccagtGAGCTCGGGGCCTGGAACCCTCTGCCTGGGCTCCTCCTTTGCAAAATGAGGATGACCGTGGTGACAGCACCCGTTCCCTGCCATTGCTGAGAGGCTTAGATAATACGAATGAAGAATTTAGAATAGAACATGACAGGTAGTAAGTGACAGGAGGTCGGCCACTACTATTTCCTCAAACgactaaataatattttacataaatgtggTAGGATTCCGTTTTTATAAAGTTCAGAAACAGACAAACCTAATCTACAGAGTTAGAGGTCAAGCGAGTGGCTGCCTCTTAGGAAGTGGGTGGTGACCGGGAGGGGTCTGAGGGGGCTGCTGGGGATGGGGGGAATCTGTTTGTTGAGTCTGAGCGGCTGAAGCGCAGGTGTATCCACTTTGAGAAATTTCACCCGCCTGTAGGCATGTGAACTGTGTAGTTCTCTGTATGTCCCTGTATTTCAGTAAATAAGTTGGTTAAAGCGTAAcccatgtaaagcacttagcatagttcTTAGCCCACACAGTAGCAGCAGagactattattattatgatattactactattgttgttgttgttatttctatTGCTATTATTGCAATCCTTTCTGGGGCCATGACTAGGGCCAGCATTGCCAGTGGGTGAcgcacagactttttttttttttttttttgcggtatgcgggcctctcactgctgtggcctctcccgttgtggagcacaggctccggacgcgcaggctcagcggccatgg harbors:
- the OSGIN1 gene encoding oxidative stress-induced growth inhibitor 1 isoform X3 yields the protein MKSRGGQRRVLHQVQKSKLRKPNLGCCQPQAPPRAPAMSNGWKDHLGARSSEPLPVVIIGNGPSGICLSYLLSGYNPYVKPDAIHPHPLLQRKLTEAPGVSIVDQDLDYLSEGLEGRCQSPVALLFDALLRPDTDFGGNVESVLTWKHQKERAIPHLVLGRNLPGGAWHSIEGSMVTLSQGDWMGLPDLQIKDWMCRKRRGLRNSRATAGDIAHYYRDYVIKKGLSHNFVSGAVVTAVEWGTPEPSSPGAQDPSPLFQVNGFVTTADQSQQPFSLCARNVVLATGMSDSPARLGIPGEALPFVHRDLSALEAATRAGTVSPSSDPVLIIGAGLSAADAVLYARHYNIPVIHAFRRSVDDPGLVFNQLPKMLYPEYHKVHQMMREQSILSPSPYEGYRSLPEHQLLLLREDRQAVFRDPRGLQKVFGIALVLALIGSHPDLSFLPGAGADLATDPSQPLSAKRNPIDVDPFTYQSVHREGLYAVGPLAGDNFVRFVQGGALAVASSLLRKEARKPP
- the OSGIN1 gene encoding oxidative stress-induced growth inhibitor 1 isoform X2 translates to MWGLRSLTRDRTRVPCIVGKILYHWTSREVPGAAVLYRVLWPLRRHMSRDPHGLEEQGCCQPQAPPRAPAMSNGWKDHLGARSSEPLPVVIIGNGPSGICLSYLLSGYNPYVKPDAIHPHPLLQRKLTEAPGVSIVDQDLDYLSEGLEGRCQSPVALLFDALLRPDTDFGGNVESVLTWKHQKERAIPHLVLGRNLPGGAWHSIEGSMVTLSQGDWMGLPDLQIKDWMCRKRRGLRNSRATAGDIAHYYRDYVIKKGLSHNFVSGAVVTAVEWGTPEPSSPGAQDPSPLFQVNGFVTTADQSQQPFSLCARNVVLATGMSDSPARLGIPGEALPFVHRDLSALEAATRAGTVSPSSDPVLIIGAGLSAADAVLYARHYNIPVIHAFRRSVDDPGLVFNQLPKMLYPEYHKVHQMMREQSILSPSPYEGYRSLPEHQLLLLREDRQAVFRDPRGLQKVFGIALVLALIGSHPDLSFLPGAGADLATDPSQPLSAKRNPIDVDPFTYQSVHREGLYAVGPLAGDNFVRFVQGGALAVASSLLRKEARKPP
- the OSGIN1 gene encoding oxidative stress-induced growth inhibitor 1 isoform X1, translating into MQWYLWNAYVPGPILGICDPPGNRTENTLPSGNWHPSVGTQTSKRASKCVVCQCWRGLCGERQLREEGCCQPQAPPRAPAMSNGWKDHLGARSSEPLPVVIIGNGPSGICLSYLLSGYNPYVKPDAIHPHPLLQRKLTEAPGVSIVDQDLDYLSEGLEGRCQSPVALLFDALLRPDTDFGGNVESVLTWKHQKERAIPHLVLGRNLPGGAWHSIEGSMVTLSQGDWMGLPDLQIKDWMCRKRRGLRNSRATAGDIAHYYRDYVIKKGLSHNFVSGAVVTAVEWGTPEPSSPGAQDPSPLFQVNGFVTTADQSQQPFSLCARNVVLATGMSDSPARLGIPGEALPFVHRDLSALEAATRAGTVSPSSDPVLIIGAGLSAADAVLYARHYNIPVIHAFRRSVDDPGLVFNQLPKMLYPEYHKVHQMMREQSILSPSPYEGYRSLPEHQLLLLREDRQAVFRDPRGLQKVFGIALVLALIGSHPDLSFLPGAGADLATDPSQPLSAKRNPIDVDPFTYQSVHREGLYAVGPLAGDNFVRFVQGGALAVASSLLRKEARKPP
- the OSGIN1 gene encoding oxidative stress-induced growth inhibitor 1 isoform X4; this translates as MSNGWKDHLGARSSEPLPVVIIGNGPSGICLSYLLSGYNPYVKPDAIHPHPLLQRKLTEAPGVSIVDQDLDYLSEGLEGRCQSPVALLFDALLRPDTDFGGNVESVLTWKHQKERAIPHLVLGRNLPGGAWHSIEGSMVTLSQGDWMGLPDLQIKDWMCRKRRGLRNSRATAGDIAHYYRDYVIKKGLSHNFVSGAVVTAVEWGTPEPSSPGAQDPSPLFQVNGFVTTADQSQQPFSLCARNVVLATGMSDSPARLGIPGEALPFVHRDLSALEAATRAGTVSPSSDPVLIIGAGLSAADAVLYARHYNIPVIHAFRRSVDDPGLVFNQLPKMLYPEYHKVHQMMREQSILSPSPYEGYRSLPEHQLLLLREDRQAVFRDPRGLQKVFGIALVLALIGSHPDLSFLPGAGADLATDPSQPLSAKRNPIDVDPFTYQSVHREGLYAVGPLAGDNFVRFVQGGALAVASSLLRKEARKPP